In the Helianthus annuus cultivar XRQ/B unplaced genomic scaffold, HanXRQr2.0-SUNRISE HanXRQChr00c307, whole genome shotgun sequence genome, TGAATGGTTTCAACGAAtggaggttgagaagatcgagccTAATGAGGTTTCGTACGAGATGTTGATCGAAGCACTTGCGAACGATGGGAAACCAAAGTTGGCTTATGATATGTTTTTGAAGGCTCAGGGTAAGGGGCTGAGCTTGTCGGCGAAAGCTTATGATACTGTCGTCCAGGCGGCAGTCAACGGTGGTGCGACGGTTGATTTGAGTTTGTTAGGCCCTCCGCCGCCAGCACCGGTAGCGGAGAGTACGAAGAGGGTAAGGACACTATTTGATATAAATCAAGAGGATATGGGCATTGTAAATGACTAGTGTATCAATTAAATAATTTATGTTTGTTATTTTTTGAGCCATGTAGATGATTTAATAGGAGAAATGATATATGTGGCAAACAATACCATTGTAACAAAGTAAAAAGTTGTTTTTCTTGTTAAAATATTTAAAGAATTTATTTTGTAATAATTTATGAGTTTATCAACTTATGTTTCAGAGCATATTTGTTTATAAACTTTTAAAAAATAAGTTTATCAGCTTTTCAAAATTTAAGTCAAACCAGCCACCATCGCTTCACGCCTTGGCCACTAAAGCGTTGCTTTGGGTCGCTTCATAAGAACACTCGAACCTTATCATGATTGAAGCGCTGCGTTTGCCACCTCTAACGCAACATACAAGGCACACTGCTAAAACCAAGCTATATATGTGTTTCTAATTTTTGACTTATACTATTGAATGTACATATCTCCAGTCCGGTCGGGTCAAGACCATAGCTTCAGGATCCACACATTGTTTTCAGTTGAATGATAACACAAACACTACTTCGATTCGATTAGCAGACAGTGGGCCTGATCCATAGCTTCCGGAAAGCCCAGCAATAGGAGTAATCAGTAATCACTGGCAATGGTTTTTACCACAATGGGTCTTCAAGTGCTTGGTTTTCTTTGGAATGGTGGCGGAACGGGTCACCAGCGCTGTCTGTACTCAAGGGCGTGGGTGGCTTTTTGCCACTGGGTTTACCCAGTTAATTGGGCTTCTGTTGGCCGTTTTAAAAACGAAAAcgattatataaaaaaaaaaaaaaaaaaaaaaaaaaaaaaaaggaaaaacatGTCATTATTCATTAATCAATCAAGAAGAGTTCAATCTCTTGAATTACACACCTTAACAAAACAACATtacaaatcacaaacacaaacatcacCAAATGATCTAAATCAATCACTCAAAATGCCCAACCAAATACCATTCATCCTCACCACACTCACCTTCACCCCCTCCCCCAACACAACCCTACATCACAATAACTCACACACTCATCCTCAATATGCTCCTCCTTTACAATCCCCCCAACCCCAACCCCAACCCCATCaccatattcatattcatattcatcaccatcatcataaCTTCCTTCATTAACCAAATAACCAAAAGCGCGTGTAGCCGAAGCACCAGGCTGACAACAAACCAATTCATGATCGAATCCTATCGATCTCAACTTCATGGTACCCTTGGCCTTGTCTTTAGATTTAGAAGCCGGGTGAATATGGCAACCCATGCATCTTGCAGTGCTACATTTTCCTGTGAACTTTGAGTGGTTCGTAGGCTTCGTTGAGACTTTGGTGAATACGCCTGTGACGGATGAGGAATCAACAGTCTTTACGTATCTGCGGTTAGATAAGGGGGCCGGGAGGACTGCGAAGCTGCGAACGACGCCGTGTTGACGACCCTCTCTCTTCATTGGTGTGGTGGTTATGAGTTATGGGAGGTTGATCGTTTTGGGTGAAGTGTGGTGTGGTTTTGTAGTGGGATTGAAGATGAAGGTGGTTAACTTGGGGAAGAAGGTAGTTAGATTGTCAACTGTACGTGTTCCACAAGGTAGTTGGTACACAAATTCAACTCATCACTAAGGCacatttaattataaaaaaaatactttaaaAAATATTCATTGTTGTATAGTCCTGTGATTATGGTTATATGTATATAAACAAACAGAAAATCAAGGAGTCTACTTTGCTATGAATGAAATATAGAGT is a window encoding:
- the LOC110868673 gene encoding uncharacterized protein LOC110868673 — translated: MKREGRQHGVVRSFAVLPAPLSNRRYVKTVDSSSVTGVFTKVSTKPTNHSKFTGKCSTARCMGCHIHPASKSKDKAKGTMKLRSIGFDHELVCCQPGASATRAFGYLVNEGSYDDGDEYEYEYGDGVGVGVGGIVKEEHIEDECVSYCDVGLCWGRG